cacacaactaatatattttattttcatgattaataTAAACCATTTACCTATTACTCGTAATAAAGCTACCTATAAcagaaaacatatgtatatgcttaatatatgcataataaaatctacaagtgcaaataaaaatactCCCTTTACTTCTGAAGAGGCCAAAAGTTGTCCAAATATGCCAATcctcaaaaatcattttaattaactcacttttcttattttacatccaaaaatattttttaacacaaagtgagaaattatttttatgtatataagatCAATATTCTTGCTCTtctccaggattacttcaacgaCAATAAACCCTTTCTGTtgataataaacttttaataggACCTTTATACACCTTTTCCTGTAGAAAGCACAGATTTTctttgaaggcaaagaaaaatgcatgtaaatacaaaggctcagaaataacaaatgtcaTCCCATTTTGTGCATATTTGGGCTTAACATAAAACCGTAGTCTGCTTGTGTGTACCTATGATCACACTGATTTTTGTTCTCACTTAATGATCAACTAAAGCACAGCTCTGCATCTCTGTGTATATCTATTATCTATGCCACTTTCAATGATCACATATCCATCTTATGGATGTAATGACATTTACTTATAAAAGCCATTATACGAGTTCTTCTTAAtacattgctattttaaatagtgctgagaaaagcaaaatgtatgTCATTTATCTCTAGTGATTTCCTAAAGATattttagtagaaataaaattgatgggtaaaaggaatacatatttttaaaatgtggtactTACACGAAATTGTCTATTGGAAAGTTGAAAACAACTTAAACTTTAGCGGCAGTATAAGCACCATCACTCTATTTTCACAAAGGTTGTAGATGGAAAACTGTATTTCAGTCgctttttcacttaaatttcttttttcccagggaCACTATATTTCCCTATGTCCACTGGTCCCTTgtagatatgcaaagaaatacTTTGCACGATTTCAAATTAcaggtttttgttcattttgatttcaAAGACTTCTCTGTAAAACGAAGATAGATTCTGTTGTCTGATAcaaatatgttgtaaatatttgcaagtgcattgtcttttattttaataatattattttctgatagaggcttttagttttttatgttGCTAAATCAATCTCCAGAATtcttgatataaaaaaatattttttaatatttatgtatttttgggagacagagacacagcgtgcaagcaagggaggggcagagagagagggagacacagaatctgagctgtcagcacagagcctgaagcggggctcgaacccacaaagcacggGATCATGACTCCCAAAGTCagaccacttaaccgactgagccacccaggggccccattttttttttgagagagagagagaaagagagagagagagagagagagagagagagagagagagagagagagaggcaacacagaatcccaagcatgctccacattgacagcagggagcccgtcGAAGGACTTGAAAACACGAAcacatgagattatgacctgagccgaaatcaagagtcagaggcttaactgactgagccacccaggcaccccccaaaagtcTTGCTTTTCAAGTCATTCTTAGGATGGGTAAATAGgcatttgtaggatttttttctgttacttttcttattttgccaattaaaatttttaaattgacatcccATCTGGAACTTAATTTAGGGAGATAAAATTCTAACAAGTTTTCTCCAAATCGGCTGTTTCTCCACTACTTACGAATAGTTCACCTTTTCCTACTAATATGAAATGTCACCAGTATGAAATTCTAAAGTCTTATGTATATTTGAGCGTTGGTCATGTTCTACTCTGCACCACTCCTTTATCTGTCTTTTCAGCTGTGTGTAAATGAATAATTTGTGGAAATTTCAGGTATATTTTGATATCTGGAAGGGCAAATCTACCTCctatataaaaacataagttcTTAGGTtaattccagtttgttaacatacagtgttctataaatttcagatgtacaagatAGTGAGTCCAAAACTTTCCTTAATGACATCACAAGAAGAGCATGTGTAGCTCAAAATTCTTAAAACCAGGATGCTTTCATTTGCTTTACCTAACACTGACAAATACAGGAAGGgcacacattttgagaaaaaggagTCCTCCTATTCAGAGCCATCTTCCACTTCAAAATGTCCTTCCAAGGTCCCTCAGGAAATAGCACACATACCTAAGTGTACACAGACATAAACTGGATACTGGATTTTGTCCCAAGAATTTCTAGCCCAGAAGTTGATTACAGGAATTATTTCTCCCATTATGCACTTTTCTGTGACGTTATGGTATGAAAATGAGTCCATTACAAACAACATGTTGTCGACACTTAATTTCGTGTGTATTACTATTGAAATTTGGGTAAATCACGTCAAATTTGAGAGTCAAGTGGTCTATTCAGGAATTACGGGGTACGTGCCAGGGCAGCTGAAGACTCTGTTTTTGCCGCTCACGCTGTTGGCCTGGTGCTAGACCACATAGGGTTCCCACGACCGAGGGGCAGCGGGACCTCAGGAGGGAAGAGAACCCAGCTCCCCGAGGGAGGGCTCGGATGCACAGGTAGAGCTAGGCCAGGTGTGCTCTTCTCCCAGGTCCGTCccgcctcctccctgccagcctccaAGCCCCTATTACCTGTTCATTTTGTCTCTATCATCCACGCCATTTTCCGCGAAGAACAGAATCTGCTGCACTTGCGCTGCGTTGCCCACACAGGCAGCCTTGTGGATCTTTCTGAGATCTCTGTCTTGGACATGGTAACCCAGCAGCAAGTTGTCAATTCCATTGTTCTTCTGCCCaacgcccctgccctgcctctgcaaGCCAGAAGCGGAGCCCAAGGGCGacatgcccttctccctcccgaACCCCCAATTCCTCTTCATTGTGAAGCCTGCGGGCTCCACAGAGACTTCACCCCGCCCTCCCTTTCCACTACCCCCCGAGCCCAACACTAGCGCCGGAGACAGGCCAAACCCGCCTGGCCACAACACCCCAGCAATGAGGATCCGCCTTTTGGTAGCTGCCACTTCTCAGTAACCGGCAACAAGCAATACCGCCAGACACAAGCGCGCTTGCGCACTTCAGAAGAGGCATCCACTGCGCATGCGCACAGAGGCCTAACTGTCAACGGTAACCAAAGCTccgatgccccccaccccccccccaggcccagcGCCGCGCAGCgaacagagaggagggggctCCGGTGGGGGGTGAGGCGGGGTCCAAAGCCGCGGAACCCAGCGGGAGCCAGCACCTCTGCTCGCCACGCTCGGGTCTCGCCTCGGCACCCTTCTCGCCCCACGCGCGCCTCCCGAGGGGCCCCTTCCCCGCGCCGCAGCCCAGGGTGCAGCCAGGCGGCCGTGCCTGCACCgcgggaaggggtggaggtggggcgtGAGGCGGGGataggggccgggccggggccgcgACGCCCgcgaagcctggagcccgctgcaGCCGCCACCGGATCCCGGGATGGGACGAGAGACTGCGGCGGAAGCCAGCAtctcccagcctggggctccgGGGGCCGCGGAGCcaacgccgccgccgccgccgccaccgcctctGTTGCCTCCGCTGCTGAGACCAGGCTAGAGATGGGTGAGTTGACACTGGCGTCACGGGGGACCCGCGCCACAGCCCCTCCATCCACGCACTCCTAGCCCTCCGCCTTGAACTCCGCGCTGCCGgcacaatccccccccccccacgctttcagggctcccacagccccctccctccctgagcatGACCCTAGGGGCGGGAGCGGGAACCCCGGGCCCGGGGGTTGGGGGCTTCGATACAGGGAGGTGGGGGCCGGATGCCAGGGAGACTATTGGGCTCCCACTCCCACGCCCAGGCCCAGCGTGGCACTGTGAACGGAGGGGGGGCGGCTCCGGTGGGTGGTGGGGCAGGGTCCGGAGCTGCTAAGCCAGGCGGGAGCTGGCACCTCTGCTCGCCGCGCTGAGGCCTGCCTTTGGCACCCCTCTCGCCACATACGCCCGTCCCAGGTGGCCCCTTCCCCGCGCCGCGTCCCAGGGTGCAGCCTGTCCGCCGTGCCTGGACTgcgggaaggggtggaggtggggccggGACGCGGGGCTATGGGCCGGGCGCGGGGCCGCGATGCCCGCGATGCCGGGCGCATGCCTCAGCCTCCACCCGAGCCCGGGATGGGGTCAGAGGCTGCAGCAGACGCCAGCATCTCCCCGCGGGGGCCTCGAGGTCCGCGCAGccatcgccgccgccgccgccgccgctgttGCCTGCGCTGCTGAGACCAGGCTGGAGATGGGTGAGTTGACCCTGGCATCCCAGGGAACCCGCTCCGCAGCCCCTCCATCCatgccctcctcctggccctcagCCTCCATCTCCGCGCTCCCGGCACAACCACCCTCCCACAGCGTCAGGGCTCCCACAGCCCACTCCCTCCCTGAGCGTGACCCTTGGGGCAAGAGTGGGAGCCCCGGGCCCGGGGGTTGCGGGCGTGGAGACAGAGAGGTGAGGGTCGGATGCCAGGGAGACTATTGGATGCCAGGGAGACTATAGGGCCCCGGGCCTACAGGGGAACTGCGAACAAAAGGCAGGGGGCTCCGGTGGGGGAATGGGGTGGGGTCCGGAGCCGGGGAGCCTGGCAGGAGCTGGCACCTCTTCTCGCCTAGCTCCGGCCTCCCTTTGGCACCCCTCTCGCCCCACACACCCTTCCCGGGggggcccctcccccgcgccgcGTCCCAGGGTGCAGCCTGGCGGCAGTGCCTGGAAGGCGGAAGTGGTGGAAGTGGGGGCGTGAGGCGGGGATGTGGGCCGGGCGCGGGGCCTCAAGGCCCACGATGCCCTGCGCTCGCCCTAGACTCTGCAGGAGCTCGAGGTGGGGTGAGAGGCTGTAGCAGACGCCAGTATCTCCCCGCTGGGGCCTCGAGTGCCGCGCAGCCATCGCCGACGCTGCTGCTGTTGCCTCCGCTGCCGAGACCAGGCTGGAGATGGGTGAGTTGACCCTGGCGTCCAGGGTAACCCTAGCCGCAGTCCCTCCATCCCCGCACTCCTGGCCTTCCGCCTCCATCTCTGGGCTCCcggcccaacccccaccccgccaagccCTCAGGGCTCACACAGCCCACTCCCTCCCTGAGCGTCACCCTATGGGAGGGAATGGGATCCCCAGAAACAGGGATTGGGGGCATAGAGACAAGGATGTGGGGGCGGGATTCCAGGGAGACTACTGGGCTCTGATGCCCCCTCACCCAACCAGGCTGGCCCTAGGACCTTTCCCAGGCCCTGGAGGGCAAAGCCTCATGCCTTAGATCCCCTCCCTAGGCCTGGGCAGGGGCGTCCCCTAGGCGCTGGGCTCAAAAGGCTCTTTGTGAGctgtgccccccactccccaagccTCCAGCTTGGGGGTCGTGGAACAGGGCGAGGCGGAGGCTGGGACTGTGGCTGCTCGTCTGGACCAGGCAGAGGGGCGTGGAGAGGGCACCCTTAGTCCTTtcgttggggttgggggggcgtgGCGAGGCTCAGTTGCTTTTCACTGCACTGcaaagggtggggaagggaacctGGCCGGAGGAGGGCTCTAtcaatatctgcaaatagtgagttctggaagctgagttggggagggaagcTTGGATGTAAGTCAGAATGATGACACCTGAGCTGGAGTGCCATGAGAAGCAGAGGTGAGTCTCAGCCAGCCCTAGTAGCTGGAGGTCACGTGACTCTCCTGGCTCTGGAAGACTCCCTAGAAGGCCTGTGGGCAGGAATACTACCCCAGAGAGACCCCTCCATGGCCCCCCAGAACTGGCACTGCCCCATCCCCATAGCACTCCTTGCCACTCCTGGGACACCAGTCCTGACCTGCCTTGATGAGGAGCTGTGGATACTGGCGGGTCACCTACCCGGGCAGGGCAGGTACTGAAGATCCAGGCCTCTGGGTGCTGAGGAGATAGGCACAGGGTCTTGGGAAAGTTTGGAAGAGGTTCTGCcagcccagggaggagagagaagttgcTGGAAGAGTTGGCTTGCTCAGAACTAAAGGGAAGGGCACTCTAGGTAGAGGGAATGGCTGGAACAGAGGCTGTGAGATGTGAGCGCCTGGTCGGGGTGGAGAGTTGTGGAAGGGGGGGCTAGTCAGGTATGGGAGTGACCCATGTGAACGAAGGGAAGGAGGGCCAAGTGGAGGTGAGGTGTCAGGCCATCCCAGCGATCTGGCACAAGCAAGCTCCCAAGGACAGCGAGGAACTGATGGGGCGGCAGTGCTGCCATCTGGCTCAGCAGCCCCTCTGGAGTCTGCCCAGGGTCCCTGCTGTGGTCAGGGCTGCTTGGCCCACATCTGCTGGTGGCTGGACCACCCCAAGCAAGTctgctttctgagtctcagtgtccACATCTGTCAAACGGGGAGACTCCTCCACAAGGTTGTGGGGAGATCTGCATGAGGTGATGAGTGTAGGGAGCCCAGCCCCTGAGAAGGCCTCGGGAAATCCTTGGCCGCTGTGCCAGTATGTTTACCTGGAAAATGGGGGCATTGATGTCAGCTGGTGGGCCAGTCTCAATTTACCCTGTGGCGATGAGGATCCTGTGAGGGCTGGATGTGATCCAGggaagccagggctgggggcactgTAAGTCCGTGTGCTCATGCTattctggaagaagagagaagcagtggGCGGCGACCGGGGTGGGGTGGCCCTCCTTGTGCCCCTATAGGCACCTTAGCCATGGCATTCAATGGACCCTGCTGTGTTCCCCAAGGCCAAAGCCTCTTTTTTCTCCATGCTGCACGATGCACCCCTTCCTCCTAGTCAGCCCTAGGCCTGCACATGGGGGACCAGAGCTCCCTTCCAGAAGGATCTTCAGACACTGAGACCAACAAACACAATATCTTCCTGCGAGGGGCACTGTCATGGGCAGCCGGGTGGAGAGGACACAGACCTTAGCCCCAGGAGAATGGAATCTATTTGGGCAGCAAAACCAGTCGGGCCTCCATGGTCTTGCGTggccctgtgctggctgcttaggggtgtgtgtggggggccgGGATTGGGGGGATGGGGGACTGGGCGTTGCAATAATTGCACCATGGGACAGTCAAGGGCAGAAGTTAAAAGCAAGGACTCCAGATCCAGTGGCCCaggttcaaatctcaactctgcTACTTCTTACTGTGTGAATGTGGACTGGTGACTCTGCCTCTCAGTGCCTCtatttccttgcctgtaaaatgggaacaagtCACACTAGTGCTATTTGAACAGCTTGGTTCTGTTTCTAGTGGGCATTTATGCCCCCTCTTCCAGAATGGGTCTCCCAGTTCACCCCTGCGTCCAGGAAGATTACACAGCCTGCTCCAGTAGGCTATCATCTCCCTCTTGTGTGTGAGTCCCTATAGGCGGGGGCTTGCCTTTCTGTGTCCGTTGCTTGGGCAGGGGGCAATGGTGTGCTGGCAACAGGCCCTCTGGGAGAAAAAGGTACCTGATAAACAGCGTTGGCAggtttccatggtgtaaatctTCCAGCAAGGCCTATTTGAGGTTACCAACAGCTTAACCATCTCGCAGTGGGAGCTGGTCCATGCCAGCTTTAGCACCCAGGCAttcagtaggtgcttaataaatgatggTTGAATAAGGAGAGAAGGCTCCAGAGACTTGGAGAGCTGCCAGGCCATACTGtagctgagagagggaggcatccGACAGGCTGAGGCCAGGAAAAGAGACCACTCTGAATAAGTAACCCATGGTGagatggagggcagaggggaaggaggactgGTGGCCTCCCTTCCTGGGAACCTCTGCACCTCTGACCCTGCGTCACTTCTGTTCTGGATCCTCTTGACCTTAGCCTGGTTTGGGCTGTCTGCACAGCATGACCTAACTGGATCCCAAGCATTAACCTGACAGAGCTCTGAGAAAGGGTCCAGACGGGTCTCAAATGTCAGATTCTATTCCCTTgcttatgctgttccctctgcctgaatgtCTGTTCCACCCACTTCTTCCTATGTGCCCTGAAACTCTGTCACCCTTCAAAAGCCTCCACCCCAAATCCCACagaccctcctccccttctgctgTTTCTCTGGCCTTACAGCCCCTCTCGTGTGCACCCTGCCTGCCCATAAAAATATTAGTAGCTAACGTTGCATCTGGACAACAACCTGTGATAGAGGTACTGTGATAATCCCTTTTGCAGATGGGGCAATGGAGGCTCTGTCTTGTTATCGACCACCCATCCTTTGCCTCTCGGCTTGAGCAGCCATTCGTTGTGCAGAGAGGCTCCTTGCTGTGGGCTGGGCAGAGCAccacttctctttcttcagtgTGTTTGCTGTGGCGTGTTCCACTAGGCCGTGAGTTCCCTATCCTATGGGagcttgaatgaatgaaagaatgaatgaatgagtgaatgactttCAGCCCCAGGGAGCATCCCTGTTCTTTTAcccattcctcctccctttccatcCCTGTGGGAGGAGACTGACCCTCCAGAGGGCATCCTGACACCATGGAGGGATGGTCACAGGGACCCTGCTTAGCCACACCTGCCAGAAGGGACGGGGAAGTGAGGCTTTGGGCGGGGCTGAAAGCAGGCATGGTAGAAGGGTAGTGGACCACCCTCCTGTGGTCTCGAGTGGGGCTGACATGGGCCCACAGCACTGCCTGTAACCCAGGAAGTTAACGGGGTCCCAAAATACGTTTTCTTGCACCACCCCATGTGGAAATTCCCCTGTTGGcccacttatttttgttttatctagaaaaataaagttggaaacaaTCATTCACACACCCTAATTACTCCATTGCTTTACGAATTTAGAGCCTGTTTGGTTCTAGACTTTGGCTCCTGCTGAAGGAGGAAtcccctgggaggggcagggtgagggccAAGGCAGGAGACCAGAGCCTGCTCTGATGCTGGGGCCTCCTCGGGGTCTGCCCTCCAGTTGCCCTCTCTTAGCAGGCTGGGAACTTCCCAGAAGCAGCAACCCAGATGGGGGTCTGAGCAAGGGAGGGTGGCCAGAGGCAGACTCCAGGATTCTGGTTGACTGGGGCCCATAAAGGATGACTTCCCAGGCTCAACCTCTGAGTCATAATAATTTGCTGCTATTTatcgagcacttactatgtgctcgGCGCTGGGCCAAGCACTTTGTCGGCATCATCTCAGCTATGCCTGCTAACTTCCCTTGAAGCAGGTACTATTATTCTCCCCTTTTGGCAGTTTGAGTGTGCCTGGGGCCCGGGGCACAGGGCCGGgaagtggtggggctgggattgTATCCAGCCTAAAGGACCCCCATAGCCCGATGGGGCCCCTTGGATAGGCGCCTCAGTCACTCAAAAGGGAACGGTCTCTGAAGCCTGGACGCCCAAGACAACCACGTCACTGGTGTCCTGGCCTCCAGGCCACCCTCCTTGTGGCCCTGAttgccactcctttcttcccCATAGTCCTGGGCTCTGTCTATGGAAGCCCCATGTAgcctcacctgggtggcttggggaAAATACAGACTTCCTAGGCCCTGCCACACCCCGCTGAGTCAGAGTCCCACTACGGGAG
Above is a window of Neofelis nebulosa isolate mNeoNeb1 chromosome 15, mNeoNeb1.pri, whole genome shotgun sequence DNA encoding:
- the LOC131496461 gene encoding poly [ADP-ribose] polymerase tankyrase-1-like: MEGLWRGSPVTPVSTHPSLAWSQQRRQQRRWRRRRRRWLRGPRSPRLGDAGFRRSLSSHPGIRWRLQRAPGFAGVAAPARPLSPPHAPPPPLPAVQARPPGCTLGCGAGKGPLGRRAWGEKGAEARPERGEQRCWLPLGSAALDPASPPTGAPSSLFAARRWAWGGVAATKRRILIAGVLWPGGFGLSPALVLGSGGSGKGGRGEVSVEPAGFTMKRNWGFGREKGMSPLGSASGLQRQGRGVGQKNNGIDNLLLGYHVQDRDLRKIHKAACVGNAAQVQQILFFAENGVDDRDKMNRTALHLACANGHPEVVSLLVERKCHLNLCDHENRTALMKAVQCQEEKCVNILLENGADPNIRDVSGNTALHYAAFGDNISIIEKLLLYNANTEARNKVKN